One Salvia splendens isolate huo1 chromosome 12, SspV2, whole genome shotgun sequence genomic window carries:
- the LOC121758471 gene encoding HVA22-like protein f, with product MGFFVALARNLDALLGPGVMLLYPLYASMRAIESPSTLDDQQWLTYWVLYSFLTLFELSCWKILQWLPFWPYMKLIFCLWLVLPIFNGAAYIYENFVRKYVKVGSYVGSNVPEGQRRVLQMMSLDARKSVERYIEKYGAEAFDRVVKAAEREAKRH from the exons ATGGGCTTTTTTGTAGCCCTTGCAAGAAATTTGGATGCACTTCTTGG GCCTGGAGTAATGCTTCTATATCCATT ATATGCATCTATGAGAGCAATTGAGAGCCCATCAACTCTAGATGATCAACAATGGCTAACATATTGGGTTCTCTACTCCTTCCTTACATTGTTCGAGCTCTCATGTTGGAAGATCCTCCAATg GCTGCCGTTTTGGCCGTACATGAAGCTTATATTCTGCTTGTGGCTGGTTCTTCCCATCTTCAACGGCGCAGCTTATATTTACGAGAATTTTGTACGAAAATACGTTAAGGTCGGGAGCTATGTCGGCTCGAATGTTCCAGAAGGCCAGAGGAGGGTTCTTCAGATGATGAGCCTTGATGCCAGGAAATCGGTTGAGAGGTACATCGAAAAATATGGAGCCGAAGCCTTTGACAGGGTCGTCAAAGCG GCTGAACGAGAAGCAAAGCGACATTGA